A genomic stretch from Terriglobus sp. RCC_193 includes:
- a CDS encoding c-type cytochrome yields the protein MMQLRSGPWFAAGVLGILFLAKGAVGYLHAEGGPYAQTAALPKPTNLKVLPKGSSLPDVYTRMAQMQKDLGVDCSFCHDQDPDSKQVNYASDENPRKETARAMMRMTQDINEKYLGTLGDRQYSPPITCGNCHLGQMHPPQFEGK from the coding sequence ATGATGCAATTGCGCAGCGGGCCGTGGTTTGCGGCAGGCGTGCTCGGTATTTTGTTTTTGGCGAAGGGGGCGGTTGGCTATCTCCATGCAGAAGGTGGACCGTACGCTCAAACTGCGGCGCTCCCAAAGCCAACAAACCTGAAAGTATTGCCAAAGGGCTCATCACTGCCGGATGTCTATACACGTATGGCGCAGATGCAGAAGGATCTCGGTGTGGATTGCAGCTTTTGCCATGACCAGGATCCGGATTCGAAACAGGTGAACTATGCGTCGGATGAGAATCCAAGGAAAGAGACAGCCCGCGCGATGATGCGTATGACCCAGGACATTAATGAAAAATATCTGGGCACCCTGGGGGATCGGCAGTATTCGCCGCCTATTACATGCGGAAATTGCCATCTTGGACAAATGCATCCCCCACAATTTGAAGGGAAGTAA
- a CDS encoding protein-disulfide reductase DsbD N-terminal domain-containing protein — translation MNKVLSALTLLLISAVGAAAQRPGNVQWSASAKPAAHAGDYVVVLHAEVENGWHVYSAKQSPGGPLPLVIRVEQGTPFSLDGAITGSNPVQHHDASFNLDTEYFMGTFLLNVPVKSTTQGSGEIPLAVRFQMCSDTTCMPPRTIHLVAKVNAS, via the coding sequence ATGAACAAAGTACTTTCAGCACTGACACTACTTCTGATCTCTGCGGTTGGCGCTGCTGCGCAGAGGCCGGGGAATGTGCAGTGGAGCGCTTCTGCGAAACCGGCGGCGCACGCAGGAGACTATGTCGTCGTTTTGCATGCAGAGGTGGAGAATGGATGGCACGTGTATTCAGCGAAGCAGTCACCCGGTGGACCGTTGCCGTTGGTGATTCGCGTGGAGCAAGGAACACCTTTCTCACTGGACGGAGCGATTACAGGCAGCAACCCGGTCCAGCATCACGACGCAAGTTTCAATCTTGATACGGAATACTTCATGGGAACTTTCCTGTTGAACGTTCCGGTGAAATCCACGACGCAGGGATCGGGCGAGATTCCGTTGGCGGTTCGGTTTCAGATGTGCAGCGATACAACGTGCATGCCACCGCGAACCATTCATTTAGTGGCAAAGGTAAACGCTTCTTAA
- a CDS encoding CHRD domain-containing protein, with protein sequence MRKIQVLAATVALGFASLSLHAESIKLRAALTGGEEVPAKQVSGTGTLTATLDTDTNTLKYHVEYQGLTGPVVAAHFHGPAAPGTNAKPQVPVKAPFDSPVDGTASVTADQAKDLLDGKWYFNLHTSANPGGEIRGQVVKAQ encoded by the coding sequence ATGAGAAAAATTCAGGTACTGGCAGCAACGGTTGCACTCGGTTTTGCGTCACTTTCACTGCACGCAGAATCCATCAAGCTGAGGGCTGCCCTTACCGGTGGCGAAGAAGTTCCTGCGAAACAGGTTTCGGGGACGGGAACGTTGACGGCAACGTTGGATACGGATACGAATACATTGAAGTATCACGTGGAGTACCAGGGATTAACGGGACCTGTCGTCGCCGCACATTTTCATGGCCCTGCGGCACCCGGCACGAATGCAAAGCCTCAGGTCCCAGTGAAGGCGCCGTTCGATAGTCCTGTTGACGGGACTGCCAGTGTGACCGCGGATCAGGCAAAGGATCTGCTGGATGGCAAGTGGTACTTCAACCTGCATACGTCAGCGAACCCAGGTGGTGAGATCCGCGGTCAGGTTGTGAAGGCGCAATGA